AGGCTGCCGCCCACCAGCAGGTGATCGGTAAACCAGTAATCGAGGTTCGCCATCACGCCGACCTGATAGAGATAGAAGCTCTCCGGGCCGCCAACCGACTGATTCAGCACCGGCGACAGGTTGAAGTTCAGGCGCTCTGGCGCGATAAACAGCCCCTGTTCGGTCGCGCCCGGATCAACCGGATCGACGCGTTTCTGCGCCAGCTTCTGCTCATGGCCCAGCGGATAACCGGTCAGCGACTGACGCAGGCTGGCGACGTTAGTCTCGGTGGTCACCTGCGGCAGATTGAAGCGGGTCTGCGTCACGCGAATGGTGTCGATATTTTCCGGCAGGTTATTCATCACGATGCGATTGGCGCGATCCACGCCTTCAACGGTATCGCGATATTTATACTGCTCGCCGCTGACGTACAGCGTGTTGCCTTTAACCTGAACCTTCGGCGCGTCGAGACCGGCATTATATTTCAGATCGGTGAGCTGATCCGCCACCACGGTTGACTGCAACAGCAGCGGCTGAGGATGCGGATCGTAAGCGGGCTTGCTGCTGTCGATGTGGCTTTGACGCAGCTCGTTAAAGTTGGTGCGAATAGTGACGCCGAACATAAAGGTGTTGCCACGCTCATAGCTGGCGTTGACATCGGCCCAGTCGGTAACACGATAAATCGCGCCAACGTTGACCTTGCTGCGCTGCTCCAGCTGACCGGCAAAGTCATTCTGGTAATCGTTGCCTTCATATTCCATTTTCAGGCGCAGCGGCTGCCACGGCGTCTGGTATTCAACGCCGCCAAACAGCGCCGCCGGACCGTGGAACATTTGCGAGCCGTTGATCGACCCGGCGGTGTTATCCCCCCCGCGATTACAGAAGCTGTCGCTGTATTCACAGAACGGGTTTTTAACGTTGCCGCTGTTGCCGATATAGCCCCAGCCGAGGCCAAAGGTGAAATCAAAGGGTCCCCAGGCTTTGCTGGCAACCAGATATTCGCTGTCAAACAGGCCGGTGCCGCCGAGATCGCGCGTGCCCAGCGCCACTTCTGGCAGCCAGTACCCTTCCTGCCACAGGCGCAGTTTGAGATCGAACGCCTTATCTTTGTAGCTCTGTGTGCCGCTGAAACTGTCGACGGCGCTGTAGCGGCGCGTGCGCACATCGGTGTAACGCACGGTGGTTTCCAGCCACGGGAACAGCTGCAGTGATGCCGAGTAGTAACGATACTGATCGTTATCGCGGAAGTTCAGGCTGAACTCGCCCTCTTTCGCCATTCGCGCAGTAGGAACCTGCAGCAGGCCGACGCCGCCAAAGTCAGACTGCGATGGGCCAACGGGTGCTTCCCAGCTCGCCGCCTGCACCTGACAGGCCGCTGCAACAGAGACCGCCGCCAGGCTGAGTAAATAACGTGTTTTCATCAGTCAGGGATCCGCTGCGAGAGAAGGGTCACGATCTGTTGGTTGAGATCGTCATAGGCGCCAGGCAGTGCCCAGCTGGAAAAGCCGCGCCAGATGATACTTCCCGGCATGACTTCAACGTGGCGATGGTTCCAGTAGGCGATCGGCACGCTTTGTGTGTCGCCGTTAGGGGCGATCACCGTGACCACGCTGCGTTCACCGCCCGCCAGACGCTCGTGTCCCTGCAGATAGTCGCGCACGTCCTGGCCCGCCTGCCAGGCAACACGCCCTGGCTGCTGCATCAGGCCAAACAGCAGCACCTGATGAGGTTTGGTCGGCAGCCAGAGATCATATTCACCCAATAAGGTACGGTTGGCTTCCGGACGCAGGCGCACCCAGTCAGCATCCAGATTAACCGGCAGACGTCCGGCAACCTTCAGCGTGCTCAGCTGCTGAATCAAACTGTTGATCGCCGCCGCATCCTCGCCGCTACTGTCGGCGGCCAACGCCCGCAGGGAGGCCATTACCGATTGATAATGCTGGCGGGCAACCGCGCTGCTGGTGCTGTTGGCAATCAGTGCGCCCTGCCACCAGCCACGGCCGTTCAGCGCAGGCGCCGTTGCCAGCTCTGCCACATTGTTGATTTTATCGAGCTGTTGCACCGCATCACTGCCGGCAAAATGAACGTTAACCCGCGCATCCGCCCACGCGGCGGCGGTCAGGCAGAGCGGCAGCGCTGCCAGTATTAAAGAGATTTTTTTCATGATTGCGCCGGCTTCAGAATGGTGGTGGCAACAGGCAGATAATCTGCACCAAGAGACTGTTCCGCTTGCAGCACCTGACCACTGGAATTATTGATCCAGAAACGGTTCTGCCAGCGTTTACCCAGCGCATCGACGCTGACCTCTTCCAGCCAGACGCGGCATGGCACCGCTTCACCTGCCAGCGTCAGCACCTCATCGGTGCCGCGTGAAAAGTGAGACACCGCCGTGGCGGCACGCAGTTGACCGTTTTCGGTCCAGCTCAGCGTGCGCGTCCAGCTGCTCTGTTCGGACAGGTGCAGCGGATCGCGCAGCGGATCGTTTTGCAGATTGTTGATATCCAGCAGGTTGTCACTCAGGCCCAACGTTTTAACCAGCCGACCGTGTTCGGTGACCAGCATCGCTTTATCCTGCGTGACCCACTTTTGCTGGCCCTGCTCGTTGTAGCCCAGCACCACAAAAATGCGCTGCCCGTCGTTCACGCGCAAATACATACTGGCGTAAGGCAGGTCAGCAACCTGACGATCGGTAACGGTGACGTCACCCGGGCCGCTAACGGCATACTCAACGGTATCTTCCAGACCTTTTTGCGTCTGGGTACAGGCCTGCAAAAGCAGGCATAAAACCAGCAATGGAATATGACGCACTGTGTGTTCCTGAAATAAGCTTGCCAGCTAAAAATAACCACACCGCAGTGTGGTTATGGATTAATTGTTATTTAATTAACGTGTCGTACTTGTCGTGGTCGTGGTTGTTGTACCGGTATTTGCACCGTCACCGCCGCCAGAGGCCGCAATGCCGACACCCACCAACGCGCCAAGCGCGCCGATACCCACGGCCGTGGTCGTTCCTGTTGAGATCGTATTCGCCTGCGCGCCAGCGGCAGCGCCCACTTCAACCGGTGCGGCAAACGCATGAGCAGAAAGGCCCAGCGCGCACAGCATGGCGATCGGATATATCACTTTTTTCATAACGTATTTCCCTTCATATGGATGAATGGAGAAGGTGCCCGCGAGTGCGGGCGCGCTCAGTATAAGGCAAGCGAAATAAAGAAATTAGTGGGACGCCTGTTCACGCGTCGAGGTCAACGCAGCGGTTAATCGGCACGAAAGGGAATTTACTGCGGCGAGTTTCGGCCCAATAGCCAGTAAAACGATATATTAATGCGTAAATTGGTGCCTGAATGAGACAAACCACTTTTTTACCTAAATTTACTTTTAATTATTCGCAATAAGAATTTTCTCAGAAAATAGCCGGTATAAATCTTATTTATTTCAATATGTTATAAATTTTTTATTCACAGATTAGGGCCACATATTAATGAAGCTTTTTAGGATTTTTCTTCCATCAATATTTCCCTTAAAACTTCAAAAAGCCCATGCCCGCTATATTTTGCTTATTAATACCCGCTATTTTGCTCCGCTCAGTGCGCTGGATAGCGATACATAGCGCAATCGGGCACGAGGATTATCCCGGTCTGCTGTTCTACGCAAACCCTCTTTTCAGAATACTTCGCCCGCCTCTCTGTTTACCCACTGGCCTGAATTACCCCGACGGCAGCATGGCCCGACCGGCAACGTGCGGGTAACCCGCGCCATTGCCTGATGCACCCTTACTTTGCGCATCTTAGTCTATGATTATTCTTCGTATGCTGCCTGTGTCCAGGACTCTCGCAAACCGTTCCAACACACTCCTCCTGCGGCAACCCTTTCCGGGTTGTGACAGGCGCGTCGATCCTGTGCGGCATTCACATCAGGTTAGCCCGTCAGGGTATTGAACTTGCATCACCGGAGACCGTCCGGCTGGTGCCTTGCATTGCTCACTTTTGGGTTAAACGAGGCCATTGAATGAAGTCCAAATCATTTCTGAAAAGTTGGGGCGCTGAATACGTGTCTGAAGACCGTGTTCGCTTTCGTCTTTGGGCAACAGGCCAGGAAAAGGTAACGCTCAGGCTTGCCGGTAAAGAGACCCCGATGACACCCGCCGATAACGGCTGGTTCGAACTACAGGTTGATAATGTGGCGCCCGGCGCAGAGTACAATTTTGTCCTCGCCGACGGCATGGCGGTGCCCGATCCCGCTTCCCGCGCGCAAAAAGATGAAGTTAACGGCCCATCGCTGGTGATCGATCCCACCGCTTACGCCTGGCGCAACAGCGAATGGCGCGGTCGTCCGTGGGAAGAAGCGGTGGTGTATGAGATGCATTTCGGCACCTTTACGCCGGAAGGCACTTTCCGCGCGGCAATTGAAAAACTGCCCTATCTGGCCGAACTGGGCGTCACCATGCTGGAGGTGTTGCCGCTGTCGCAGTTTGGCGGCACACGCGGCTGGGGCTACGATGGCGTGCTGCTCTATGCACCGCATGCTGCCTACGGTTCGCCTGACGATTTCAAAGCCTTTGTCGATGCCGCGCACGATCACGGCCTGTCGGTGGTGCTGGATATCGTGCTCAACCACTTCGGCCCGGAAGGCAACTATCTGCCGCTGCTGGCGCCCGATTTCTTCCATAAAGAGCGCGAGACGCCATGGGGCGCCGGTATCGCTTACGACGTGGAAGAAGCGCGCCGCTATATCGTTGAGGCGCCGCTGTTCTGGCTGCAGGAATATCACCTCGATGGCCTGCGTTTTGATGCCATCGATCAGATTGAAGATAACTCCAGCAAGCATGTGCTGGTTGATATCGCCGAGCGTATCCGCGCCGAAATTACCGATCGCCCAATTCATCTCACTACCGAAGACAGCCGCAACGTTACCTTCCTGCATCCGCGCGAAGCCGACGGTTCAGTGCCGCTGTTCACCGGCGAGTGGAACGACGATTTTCACAATGCGGTACACGTGTTTGCTACCGGCGAATCGCACGCTTACTACCAGGATTTTGCTGGCGAACCGGAAAAACGCGTCGCCCGCGTGCTGGCGGAAGGCTTTGCCTATCAGGGCGAGATATCGCCGCAGTCGGGTGAAAAACGCGGCGTTGACAGCACCG
The sequence above is drawn from the Duffyella gerundensis genome and encodes:
- a CDS encoding YjbH domain-containing protein, with the translated sequence MKTRYLLSLAAVSVAAACQVQAASWEAPVGPSQSDFGGVGLLQVPTARMAKEGEFSLNFRDNDQYRYYSASLQLFPWLETTVRYTDVRTRRYSAVDSFSGTQSYKDKAFDLKLRLWQEGYWLPEVALGTRDLGGTGLFDSEYLVASKAWGPFDFTFGLGWGYIGNSGNVKNPFCEYSDSFCNRGGDNTAGSINGSQMFHGPAALFGGVEYQTPWQPLRLKMEYEGNDYQNDFAGQLEQRSKVNVGAIYRVTDWADVNASYERGNTFMFGVTIRTNFNELRQSHIDSSKPAYDPHPQPLLLQSTVVADQLTDLKYNAGLDAPKVQVKGNTLYVSGEQYKYRDTVEGVDRANRIVMNNLPENIDTIRVTQTRFNLPQVTTETNVASLRQSLTGYPLGHEQKLAQKRVDPVDPGATEQGLFIAPERLNFNLSPVLNQSVGGPESFYLYQVGVMANLDYWFTDHLLVGGSLFGNLANNYDKFNYNGAPSDSSLPRVRTHIRDYVDNNVYVNDLQANYMGQLGNGFYGQLYGGYLETMYGGVGGEVLYRPLDSRWAVGVDANYVRQRDWDNMMKFNDYKAPTGHITGYWQPEFVDNVLLKMSVGQYLAKDKGVTVDLSKRFDSGVLVGVYATKTNVSADEYGEGDFTKGFYISIPLDLFTVTPNRGRAQVNWTPLTRDGGQMLGRKYQLYNLTSDRDIRWQ
- a CDS encoding capsule biosynthesis GfcC family protein: MKKISLILAALPLCLTAAAWADARVNVHFAGSDAVQQLDKINNVAELATAPALNGRGWWQGALIANSTSSAVARQHYQSVMASLRALAADSSGEDAAAINSLIQQLSTLKVAGRLPVNLDADWVRLRPEANRTLLGEYDLWLPTKPHQVLLFGLMQQPGRVAWQAGQDVRDYLQGHERLAGGERSVVTVIAPNGDTQSVPIAYWNHRHVEVMPGSIIWRGFSSWALPGAYDDLNQQIVTLLSQRIPD
- a CDS encoding YjbF family lipoprotein, with product MRHIPLLVLCLLLQACTQTQKGLEDTVEYAVSGPGDVTVTDRQVADLPYASMYLRVNDGQRIFVVLGYNEQGQQKWVTQDKAMLVTEHGRLVKTLGLSDNLLDINNLQNDPLRDPLHLSEQSSWTRTLSWTENGQLRAATAVSHFSRGTDEVLTLAGEAVPCRVWLEEVSVDALGKRWQNRFWINNSSGQVLQAEQSLGADYLPVATTILKPAQS
- the yjbE gene encoding exopolysaccharide production protein YjbE, with the protein product MKKVIYPIAMLCALGLSAHAFAAPVEVGAAAGAQANTISTGTTTAVGIGALGALVGVGIAASGGGDGANTGTTTTTTTSTTR
- the treZ gene encoding malto-oligosyltrehalose trehalohydrolase; the protein is MKSKSFLKSWGAEYVSEDRVRFRLWATGQEKVTLRLAGKETPMTPADNGWFELQVDNVAPGAEYNFVLADGMAVPDPASRAQKDEVNGPSLVIDPTAYAWRNSEWRGRPWEEAVVYEMHFGTFTPEGTFRAAIEKLPYLAELGVTMLEVLPLSQFGGTRGWGYDGVLLYAPHAAYGSPDDFKAFVDAAHDHGLSVVLDIVLNHFGPEGNYLPLLAPDFFHKERETPWGAGIAYDVEEARRYIVEAPLFWLQEYHLDGLRFDAIDQIEDNSSKHVLVDIAERIRAEITDRPIHLTTEDSRNVTFLHPREADGSVPLFTGEWNDDFHNAVHVFATGESHAYYQDFAGEPEKRVARVLAEGFAYQGEISPQSGEKRGVDSTGQPPVAFVDFIQNHDQVGNRAQGERLISLAGADRTKVLLATLLLSPHIPLMFMGEEYGETQPFLFFTDFHGDLAKAVREGRAREFEGHAGHEGETVPDPNDESTFMMSKLDWNKLDSNEGKAWLAMTRELLALRQQHIVPLLATAGGNSGKVIKTGDGVVAVSWTFPAGTLSMALNIGETAQPLPDMPGETIFALPAASDTLPQHSLIVRLAARNAQ